A window from Citrus sinensis cultivar Valencia sweet orange chromosome 5, DVS_A1.0, whole genome shotgun sequence encodes these proteins:
- the LOC102629449 gene encoding NADPH-dependent aldehyde reductase 1, chloroplastic-like, with product MFSRLCSSTKVLASRASSWYIDETHQRYHRIFRIPATLAESRRPTRVIMRNMASGNQQFPPQKQEAQPGKEHVMEPTPQFTSHDYKPSNKLRGKVALVTGGDSGIGRAVAHCYALEGATVAFTYVKSQEEKDAQETLEILREAKTSDAKDPMAISADLGFDENCKRVVDEVVNAYGKIDILVNNAAVQYKAGSVEEIDEERLERVFRTNIFSHFFMTRHSLRHMKEGSAIINTTSVVAYKGNPKLLDYAATKGAIVAFTRGLALQLVERGIRVNGVAPGPIWTPLIPSSFSEEESAQFGSEVPMKRAGQPIEVAPCYVFLACNHCSSYITGQVLHPNGGVIVNSSRPLVVDGF from the exons ATGTTTTCTCGCTTGTGTTCTTCCACAAAAGTATTAGCGAGTAGAGCTAGCTCTTGGTATATAGACGAAACCCACCAGAGATATCACCGGATATTTCGAATTCCGGCGACATTAGCGGAGAGTCGGAGACCGACCAGAGTGATTATGAGAAATATGGCTTCTGGTAACCAGCAGTTTCCTCCGCAGAAGCAGGAGGCTCAGCCTGGAAAAGAGCATGTCATGGAACCCACCCCTCAGTTCACTAGCCACGATTACAAGCCCTCAAACAAGCTTCGA GGAAAGGTGGCACTAGTGACCGGTGGTGACTCCGGGATCGGGCGAGCGGTGGCCCACTGCTACGCTCTAGAGGGAGCAACCGTGGCCTTCACCTACGTGAAGTCTCAAGAGGAGAAAGATGCACAGGAGACTCTTGAGATCTTGAGGGAGGCCAAGACCTCGGATGCCAAGGACCCCATGGCGATATCAGCTGATTTAGGGTTCGATGAGAACTGCAAAAGGGTTGTTGATGAAGTGGTGAATGCGTATGGCAAGATCGATATTTTGGTGAACAATGCGGCTGTGCAATACAAGGCGGGCTCGGTTGAGGAGATTGATGAAGAAAGGCTCGAGAGGGTTTTTAGAACCAACATTTTCTCGCATTTCTTCATGACAAg GCATTCATTGAGGCATATGAAGGAAGGGAGCGCCATAATCAACACAACATCAGTGGTTGCATACAAGGGAAACCCTAAGCTGCTTGACTACGCGGCAACAAAAGGAGCCATTGTGGCATTCACCAGAGGGCTTGCATTGCAACTTGTTGAAAGAGGAATACGCGTTAACGGCGTGGCCCCAGGACCCATTTGGACTCCGTTGATTCCGTCGTCATTCAGCGAAGAAGAGTCTGCTCAGTTCGGATCAGAAGTGCCCATGAAGAGAGCTGGCCAGCCCATTGAAGTAGCTCCTTGCTATGTGTTTCTTGCCTGTAACCATTGCTCTTCTTATATAACTGGCCAAGTGCTTCATCCTAACg GTGGTGTTATTGTGAATTCTTCTCGACCACTGGTGGTTGATGGGTTTTGA